DNA from Prosthecobacter vanneervenii:
TGCTTAAAACACTCATCGTCCTGGAGGGTACCTCCCGCCGCTTCAGTCCCGATGTCAGCCTGGCAGGCCTCATGCAGCCCTACTGCACCCGGCTCATGCTCCGCCGCTTCTCCCCCGGCCGTGTGGCCAGACGCGCCCGCCGCACCTTCCGGGGTTGGGATCGTCTGTTCAACTCCCTGCCGCGAGACATCACCGACCTCCTCGCGCGTTTCCGCGATGGCTCCTTCACGGTGCATCTGGACCACCGCCACCTCGATCCCATCATCAACCGCCTCGTGCTCGGCATCCTCACCGCCGCCATCTTCCTCGGCTCCAGCGAACTCTGGAGCCGTCAGGCAGCTCCTCTATTCTACGGTGTGTCCGTCTTCGGTGCTCTGGGCTACGCCGTTTCTCTCTTCCTCGGCTGGCGGCTCTTGCGCGCCATTCGCAAATCCGGCAACATCCAGTCCAAGGACTGAATCGCCGACATGTCTGAATCTTCACGAATTATGACCGATTCTTGACAGCTTGCCCTCTTGACCTGCCCTCCGTCCCCACCGTAAACCTTTCGCCGACTCCAACCTCGCTCCCCCACCATGTATTTCCTCGGCATCGACAGCGGCACGCAAAGCACCAAGGCCATCGTCCTCGACCTCGACTCGGGCAAAATCCTCGCCTCCGGCCACAGCTCCTATGAACTGATCGACGGCCTGCCTCCCGGTCACCTGGAGCAGCATCCTCAGGCCTGGATCGATGCCGTGGACGCTTCCGTGCAGCAGTGCCTGGAGCAGATCGGCAAGGACAAGACCAAAATCGCCGGCATCGGCGTCAGCGGTCAGCAGCACGGCCTCGTGGCCCTCGGCGCGGATGACAAGCCCGTGCGTCCCGCCAAGCTCTGGTGCGATACCTCCACCCAGGCCCAGTGCGCGGAGATTGCCCATCACTTCGGCGGCCAGCAGGGCGTCATCGCCGCCGCAGGCAATGCCATGCTCCCGGGCTATACCATTCCCAAGCTGCTCTGGATGAAGCAGAACGAGCCCGAAAACTTCGCCAAGACCAAGACCATCCTGCTGCCGCACGACTACATCAACTTCTGGCTCAGCGGAGTGAAGCGCATGGAATACGGAGACGCCTCCGGCATGGGCATCCTCAATGTGAACACCCGCCAGTGGGCCTACGACATCTGCGACTACATTGATCCCTCGGTGCGCGCCATGCTGCCGCCGCTGGGCTCCTCCAAGGCCGTCCACGGCACCATCCGCAAGGACCTCGCCGTCAAATGGGGCCTGAACTTTGATGTCATCATCAGCGCCGGTGGCGGAGACAACATGATGGGCGCGATCGGCACCGGCAACATCAAGCCCGGCGTCGTCACCGCCAGCTTCGGCACCAGCGGCACTCTCTACGGCGTGGCAGGCTCTCCCGTGGTCGATGGCCAGGGCGAAGTAGCCGCATTCTGCGACAGCACGGACCAGTGGCTCCCGCTCGTCTGCACCATGAATGTCACCGTCGTCACCGAGCAGGTGCGCGAAATGTTCCGCTGGGATCTGAAACAGCTGGAGGCTGCGGTGAAGTCCGCTCCCGTCGGCGCGGATGGTGTGATGTTCCTTCCCTATCTCAACGGCGAGCGCACCCCCAACCTGCCCAACGGCAGCGGCGTCATCCACGGCCTGCGCCCCACCAACATGGCCCCGGCCAACATCGCCCGCGCCGCCGTTGAGGGTGCCACCCTCGGCCTCGCCTACGGATTGAAGCGCTTCCGTGATCTCGGCATGAACCCCACCGAAATCCGTCTCACCGGAGGTGGCAGCAAGAGCAGCGTCTGGCGTCAGATCGCCGCAGACTGCTTCAATGCCGAAGTCGTCACCCTCAGCACCAGTGAAGGTGCCGCGCTGGGCGGAGCCATCCAGGCCGCCTATGCCCACGCCAATCAGAGCGGCACAGAAACCGTCAGCTACGAGCAGCTCTGCGCACGCCTCGTCACGCTGGATGAGTCCACCCGCTGCAAACCTAATGCCGAAAATGCCGCGCTCTATGCCGCACAGCTGGACCGCCAGATGGAACTCACCGGCCGTCTCAATCAAACCGGCTGGCTCTGACCGCACTCACTTTCATGAAGCCCCTAGTCTGCACCCATCCCAACGCTGTTGTCATCGAGCTCGAAGGCGAAGCCGATCTGGCCACCGTGCCCGAATTTCAGAAAATCGTGCGCGAGCAGATGAAGGCCAATGTGAAACGGCTCATCATCGACTTCTCCAAGGTCACCTTCGTCAATACGCCCGTCTGGGCTGTGGTGGTGGAGTACTTTCAGCATGCCAGCGGCGCGGGCACGGAATTTGCACTCACTGGTATTCAGGGCCGTGTGGACGCTTCGTTTAAAATTGTTCGCCTGGGCGACTTCATCCCCCACCTGCCCACGGTGGCGGACGCACTCAGTGCCGCCGACCTGACCAACCAGCGCTAGAGCCTTTGCCCCCTCCGCCATGACAGTAGCCTTCCGCCAATACCTCGATCTGTGCGGAAGCCTGCTCTACTGGCTCTTTGTAGCGCCATGCCGCGGCAGAGGCTGGCGCATGGGCCACACCTTTGCGCAGATCGTTCGGATCGGCGTACACGCTGTGCCCATGACCTCCCTCACTGCCCTCACCATAGGCGTGGTCCTGGCCATGCAGTCGGCCGCCCAGCTGGCCAAAATGGGAGCCACCGTTTTCGTCCCCGGCCTCGTGTCCTCCAGCCTCGTGCGCGAGCTTGCCCCCCTCGTCACCGCCGTCATCGTCATCGGCCGCAGCGGCTCGGCAGTCACGGCTGAGCTTGGCACCATGAAGGTCTCCGAAGAGATCGAGGCGCTGGAGGTCATGGCCATCTCCCCCATGTCCTGGCTCATCATCCCGCGCTTTCTCGCCATGGTCATCATGCTGCCATTGCTCACAGTATTCAGCATCTACGTAGGCCTCGCCGGCGGCTGGCTCATCGGCCATTTCTCGCTGCACATGTCCACCGCCTACTTCGTCAATCACGCGCTGCATTATGTCGCGCTTCGCGACGTCGGCATCAGCATGCTCAAAAGCAGCGTCTTCGGCGTGCTCATCGTCACCATCGCCAGCAGCATCGGCCTCAATGTCTCCGGCGGTGCCGAGGGCGTGGGGCTCGCCACCACCCGCTCCGTCGTCGTCTGCCTGCTGAGCGTCTTTATCGCCAACGCCCTCCTCACCGCCCTGTTCTTTTTCTGATGTCCACTCCTCCGCCAGATCCCGCCAGCGGCGAACCGATCATCGAGGTCGATTCGCTCGTGCGGTATTTCGGCCGGCAGAAGGTGCTCGATGGCATCAGCTTCAAAGTGTTCGCCGGAGACACCTTCGTCATCATGGGCGGCAGCGGCTGTGGCAAGAGCACTCTCCTCCGCCATCTCATCGGCACCGAAAAGCCCACCTCCGGCAGCATCAAAATCTTCGGTCAGAATATCTGCTCCATGCACCCCGACGAGATGCACAGGCTGCGCGGCCGCTACGGCATGCTCTTCCAGTCCGGCGCTCTTCTGCAGTCCCTCACTGTGGCTGAAAACGTGGCTCTGCCGCTGCAGGAGCACACCCCGCTCGACTCCGGCCTCATCGACACCGTGGTGAAAATGAAGCTGGAGCAGGTCGGCCTCACCGGCCACGGTCACAAAAAACCCTCCGAGATCAGCGGCGGCATGAAAAAACGCGCCGCCCTTGCACGCGCCCTCGCCCTGGACCCGCCTCTCGTCTTTAGCGATGAGCCCACCGCCGGCCTCGACCCCATCATGACCGCCGTCGTGGACGAGTTGA
Protein-coding regions in this window:
- a CDS encoding MlaE family ABC transporter permease produces the protein MTVAFRQYLDLCGSLLYWLFVAPCRGRGWRMGHTFAQIVRIGVHAVPMTSLTALTIGVVLAMQSAAQLAKMGATVFVPGLVSSSLVRELAPLVTAVIVIGRSGSAVTAELGTMKVSEEIEALEVMAISPMSWLIIPRFLAMVIMLPLLTVFSIYVGLAGGWLIGHFSLHMSTAYFVNHALHYVALRDVGISMLKSSVFGVLIVTIASSIGLNVSGGAEGVGLATTRSVVVCLLSVFIANALLTALFFF
- the xylB gene encoding xylulokinase; this translates as MYFLGIDSGTQSTKAIVLDLDSGKILASGHSSYELIDGLPPGHLEQHPQAWIDAVDASVQQCLEQIGKDKTKIAGIGVSGQQHGLVALGADDKPVRPAKLWCDTSTQAQCAEIAHHFGGQQGVIAAAGNAMLPGYTIPKLLWMKQNEPENFAKTKTILLPHDYINFWLSGVKRMEYGDASGMGILNVNTRQWAYDICDYIDPSVRAMLPPLGSSKAVHGTIRKDLAVKWGLNFDVIISAGGGDNMMGAIGTGNIKPGVVTASFGTSGTLYGVAGSPVVDGQGEVAAFCDSTDQWLPLVCTMNVTVVTEQVREMFRWDLKQLEAAVKSAPVGADGVMFLPYLNGERTPNLPNGSGVIHGLRPTNMAPANIARAAVEGATLGLAYGLKRFRDLGMNPTEIRLTGGGSKSSVWRQIAADCFNAEVVTLSTSEGAALGGAIQAAYAHANQSGTETVSYEQLCARLVTLDESTRCKPNAENAALYAAQLDRQMELTGRLNQTGWL
- a CDS encoding STAS domain-containing protein, whose translation is MKPLVCTHPNAVVIELEGEADLATVPEFQKIVREQMKANVKRLIIDFSKVTFVNTPVWAVVVEYFQHASGAGTEFALTGIQGRVDASFKIVRLGDFIPHLPTVADALSAADLTNQR
- a CDS encoding ABC transporter ATP-binding protein yields the protein MSTPPPDPASGEPIIEVDSLVRYFGRQKVLDGISFKVFAGDTFVIMGGSGCGKSTLLRHLIGTEKPTSGSIKIFGQNICSMHPDEMHRLRGRYGMLFQSGALLQSLTVAENVALPLQEHTPLDSGLIDTVVKMKLEQVGLTGHGHKKPSEISGGMKKRAALARALALDPPLVFSDEPTAGLDPIMTAVVDELTQRLTQKIGATVVVVTHDMNSVFRIGTRIIMLGTGPHQGRIIASGTPEEIRAHPDAAVQQFINGDPKGGGDDCAGETLYRDTLLGLNGTGASTSSQP